In the genome of Pseudomonadota bacterium, one region contains:
- the hisD gene encoding histidinol dehydrogenase — protein sequence MVAIRRLDSRAGGFAAELGALLDWEQSADLRVEAVVREIITAVRTRGDAALVEYTERFDRRSAGAGLELPRAACAAAVDTIGAERRAALETAAARVRAYAERQKLESWSYTEADGTLLGQQVTPMDRVGLYVPGGKAAYPSSVLMNAIPAKVAGVTELIMVVPTPGGEVNAMVLAAAHIAGVDRVFAIGGAQAVAALAYGTETVPAVDKIVGPGNAYVAAAKRMVFGKVGIDMIAGPSEILVICDGQTDPDWIAVDLFSQAEHDEDAQAILVSPDGAFLDRVAERIEGLLPEMPRAAIIEAALARQGALIQVRDLDEAIEVANRVAPEHLELSVAEPQAVAARIRHAGAIFMGRYTAEVLGDYCAGPNHVLPTSRTARFSSPLGVYDFQKRSSLIQCSPAGASTLGRTAAVLAHGEGLTAHARSAEVRILDRD from the coding sequence ATGGTGGCCATCAGGCGACTCGATTCGCGCGCCGGCGGCTTCGCGGCCGAACTCGGGGCACTGCTCGACTGGGAACAATCGGCCGATCTCCGGGTCGAGGCCGTGGTGCGCGAGATCATCACGGCGGTGCGCACGCGCGGCGATGCGGCGCTGGTCGAGTACACCGAACGCTTCGACCGGCGCAGTGCCGGCGCCGGCCTGGAACTGCCACGGGCCGCCTGTGCCGCCGCCGTCGATACCATCGGCGCGGAACGGCGTGCGGCGCTGGAGACCGCGGCCGCACGCGTGCGCGCCTACGCTGAACGCCAGAAGCTCGAATCCTGGTCGTACACCGAGGCGGACGGTACGCTGCTTGGGCAGCAGGTCACGCCCATGGACCGGGTCGGGCTGTATGTGCCGGGCGGCAAGGCCGCCTATCCGTCTTCCGTCCTCATGAACGCCATACCCGCCAAGGTCGCCGGTGTGACAGAACTGATCATGGTCGTGCCGACACCGGGCGGCGAGGTCAACGCCATGGTGCTGGCCGCGGCGCACATCGCCGGCGTCGATCGGGTGTTCGCCATCGGCGGCGCGCAGGCCGTGGCCGCGCTCGCCTACGGCACGGAAACCGTGCCGGCGGTGGACAAGATCGTGGGGCCGGGCAATGCCTATGTTGCCGCGGCCAAGCGCATGGTATTCGGCAAGGTCGGTATCGACATGATCGCGGGGCCCTCGGAGATACTCGTGATCTGCGACGGGCAGACCGATCCGGACTGGATCGCGGTGGACCTGTTCTCCCAGGCCGAGCACGACGAGGACGCGCAGGCCATCCTGGTCAGTCCGGACGGCGCCTTTCTCGACCGGGTGGCGGAGCGCATCGAAGGTCTGCTGCCGGAGATGCCGCGCGCGGCCATCATCGAGGCCGCGCTCGCGCGGCAGGGCGCCCTGATCCAGGTGCGCGATCTGGACGAGGCGATCGAGGTCGCCAACCGGGTCGCGCCCGAACATCTGGAACTGTCGGTGGCGGAGCCGCAGGCCGTGGCCGCGCGCATCCGTCACGCCGGGGCGATCTTCATGGGTCGTTACACGGCCGAGGTGCTGGGCGATTACTGTGCCGGGCCGAACCACGTACTGCCGACCTCGCGTACCGCGCGGTTCTCCTCGCCGCTGGGGGTGTACGATTTCCAGAAGCGTTCCAGCCTGATCCAGTGCTCGCCCGCGGGCGCCAGCACGCTGGGTAGGACCGCCGCCGTACTCGCCCACGGCGAGGGGCTGACCGCGCATGCGCGCTCGGCGGAAGTGCGTATCCTTGACAGGGATTGA
- a CDS encoding cytochrome c1, protein MKKQLIAVLLLLAPAWAAMAAEHAHLEEANIDPNNTASLQRGARLFVNYCLSCHSAALMRFERIGKDLGIKEKLVAENLVFNGGKVGELMTVATHPEDEKEWFGTVPPDLSVIARSRGVDWLYSYMRSFYLDKTKITGVNNLVFPDVGMPHVLWELQGWQEAKIHTVKNEDGTETKDVTLELVEPGKLTPKEYDRAIRDLVNFLDYMGEPAKHERKTLGVKVIMFLLLFLVLAYLMKREFWKDVH, encoded by the coding sequence ATGAAAAAGCAACTGATTGCCGTACTGTTACTGCTGGCGCCGGCCTGGGCCGCGATGGCTGCGGAGCACGCCCATCTGGAAGAGGCAAACATCGATCCGAACAACACCGCCTCGCTGCAGCGCGGTGCGCGTCTGTTCGTGAACTACTGCCTGAGCTGCCATTCGGCGGCCCTGATGCGCTTCGAGCGCATCGGCAAGGACCTCGGCATCAAGGAGAAGCTGGTGGCCGAGAACCTGGTCTTCAACGGCGGCAAGGTGGGCGAGCTGATGACGGTTGCGACCCACCCGGAAGACGAAAAGGAGTGGTTCGGCACCGTGCCGCCGGACCTCAGCGTGATCGCGCGATCGCGCGGGGTGGACTGGCTGTACAGTTACATGCGCAGCTTCTATCTCGACAAGACGAAGATCACCGGCGTCAACAACCTGGTGTTTCCGGATGTCGGCATGCCGCACGTGCTGTGGGAGCTGCAGGGCTGGCAGGAGGCCAAGATCCACACCGTCAAGAACGAGGACGGTACCGAGACCAAGGATGTCACGCTCGAACTCGTCGAACCGGGTAAGCTGACGCCCAAGGAATACGACCGCGCGATCCGCGATCTGGTCAACTTCCTCGACTACATGGGTGAGCCCGCCAAGCATGAGCGCAAGACGCTGGGCGTGAAGGTCATCATGTTCCTGCTGCTCTTCCTGGTGCTGGCCTACCTGATGAAGCGTGAATTCTGGAAAGACGTGCATTGA
- the murA gene encoding UDP-N-acetylglucosamine 1-carboxyvinyltransferase codes for MDKLIIKGGTALDGEIRISGAKNAVLPIMAATLLADAPVVIRNIPHLHDVTTTMELLGHMGVHLTVNERMDIEVDARAINSLYAPYELVRTMRSSILVLGPMLSRFGSADVSLPGGCAIGSRPVNLHIKGLQAMGAKITVENGYIKARVERLRGARLVMDLVTVTGTENLMMAATLADGVTYIENAAREPEVVDLAHCLNAMGAKVSGAGTDTITIEGVERLTGTEYSVLPDRIETGTFLVAAAITGGRVKLKDTRPDIMDAVLQTLREAGAEIESGADWIALDMHGRRPQAVHVHTAPYPAFPTDMQAQFTALNAVAEGAGTITETVFENRFMHVQEMQRMGANIRLEGNTAISSGVPRLTGAPVMATDLRASASLVLAGLVADGETVIDRIYHIDRGYERIEEKLAQLGADIRRVPD; via the coding sequence GTGGACAAGCTGATCATCAAGGGCGGCACCGCGCTGGACGGCGAGATCCGCATCTCCGGGGCAAAGAACGCCGTACTGCCGATCATGGCTGCCACCCTGCTGGCAGACGCGCCCGTCGTCATCCGCAATATTCCCCACCTGCACGATGTCACCACCACCATGGAGCTGCTCGGCCACATGGGCGTGCACCTGACGGTAAACGAGCGGATGGATATCGAGGTGGACGCGCGTGCGATCAATTCGCTGTATGCGCCTTACGAACTGGTGCGCACCATGCGTTCGTCCATCCTGGTGCTCGGACCGATGCTGTCGCGCTTCGGCAGTGCCGATGTCTCGCTGCCGGGCGGCTGCGCCATCGGTTCACGCCCGGTGAACCTGCACATCAAGGGCCTGCAGGCAATGGGCGCGAAGATCACGGTCGAGAACGGCTATATCAAGGCACGGGTCGAGCGCCTGCGGGGCGCACGCCTGGTGATGGACCTCGTTACCGTGACCGGTACCGAGAACCTGATGATGGCGGCCACGCTGGCCGACGGCGTCACCTATATCGAAAATGCCGCGCGCGAACCCGAGGTGGTCGATCTCGCGCACTGCCTGAACGCCATGGGAGCGAAGGTCAGCGGTGCCGGTACCGATACCATCACCATCGAGGGCGTCGAGCGGCTGACCGGTACCGAGTACAGCGTGCTGCCGGATCGAATCGAAACCGGCACCTTCCTGGTCGCCGCGGCGATCACCGGCGGGCGGGTGAAACTCAAGGATACGCGTCCTGACATCATGGACGCCGTGCTGCAGACCCTGCGCGAAGCCGGCGCCGAGATCGAGAGCGGGGCGGACTGGATCGCGCTGGACATGCACGGCCGCCGGCCGCAGGCGGTGCACGTGCACACTGCGCCCTATCCGGCGTTCCCGACCGACATGCAGGCGCAGTTCACCGCGCTCAATGCCGTCGCCGAGGGCGCCGGCACCATCACCGAAACCGTGTTCGAGAACCGCTTCATGCATGTGCAGGAGATGCAGCGCATGGGTGCGAACATCCGGCTGGAGGGCAATACCGCCATCAGCTCCGGTGTGCCGCGTCTGACCGGCGCGCCGGTGATGGCGACCGATCTGCGTGCCTCGGCCAGCCTGGTGCTGGCGGGTCTGGTCGCGGACGGCGAGACCGTCATCGACCGCATCTACCACATCGACCGCGGCTACGAGCGCATCGAGGAAAAACTCGCCCAACTCGGCGCCGATATCCGCCGCGTCCCGGACTGA
- a CDS encoding cytochrome bc complex cytochrome b subunit has translation MAGNTSEKWQGGLLGWIDARFPLSSMWYDHLARYYAPKNFNFWYFFGSLALMVLVMQILTGIWLTMNYKPDANLAFNSVEYIMRDVNWGWLIRYMHSTGASAFFVVVYLHMFRGLIYGSYKKPRELIWIFGMIIYVALMAEAFMGYLLPWGQMSYWGAQVIINLFGAIPGIGESVALWIRGDYVVADATLNRFFAFHVIAVPIVLLALVVLHILALHEVGSNNPDGVEIKQNKDANGIPLDGIPFHPYYTVKDIVGVVVFLIFFSIVVFFLPEMNGYFLEANNFIPADPLKTPEHIAPLWYFTPFYAILRAVPSVGGSAFPGVLAMGVAIVVLFFMPWLDRSPVKSIRYRGTVYKVWLALFVVSFVILGWLGMEQPSEVKTLIARICTIVYFAFFFLMPIYTKMDKTKPVPDRVTS, from the coding sequence ATGGCTGGCAATACGAGTGAAAAATGGCAGGGCGGCCTGCTGGGCTGGATCGATGCGCGTTTCCCGCTCAGCAGCATGTGGTACGACCACCTGGCCCGGTATTACGCACCGAAGAACTTCAACTTCTGGTACTTCTTCGGTTCGCTGGCGCTGATGGTGCTGGTGATGCAGATCCTGACCGGCATCTGGCTGACCATGAACTACAAGCCCGACGCAAACCTGGCCTTCAACTCCGTCGAGTACATCATGCGCGACGTGAACTGGGGCTGGCTGATCCGCTACATGCACTCGACCGGCGCCTCGGCCTTCTTCGTCGTGGTGTACCTGCATATGTTCCGCGGCCTGATCTACGGTTCCTACAAGAAGCCGCGCGAACTGATCTGGATCTTCGGCATGATCATCTACGTCGCCCTGATGGCCGAGGCCTTCATGGGCTACCTGCTGCCCTGGGGTCAGATGTCCTACTGGGGTGCGCAGGTGATCATCAACCTGTTCGGCGCCATCCCGGGCATCGGCGAATCCGTCGCCCTGTGGATCCGCGGTGACTACGTCGTCGCCGACGCCACCCTGAACCGCTTTTTCGCCTTCCACGTGATTGCGGTGCCGATCGTGCTGCTGGCGCTGGTCGTGCTGCATATCCTGGCGCTGCACGAGGTCGGCTCCAACAATCCGGACGGTGTCGAGATCAAGCAGAACAAGGATGCCAACGGCATTCCGCTGGACGGCATACCGTTCCATCCCTACTACACGGTCAAGGATATCGTGGGCGTGGTCGTGTTCCTGATCTTCTTCTCCATCGTGGTGTTCTTCCTGCCGGAGATGAACGGTTACTTCCTGGAGGCGAACAACTTCATCCCGGCCGACCCGCTCAAGACACCCGAGCACATCGCGCCGCTGTGGTATTTCACCCCGTTCTACGCCATCCTGCGCGCGGTGCCCTCGGTCGGCGGTTCCGCCTTCCCGGGCGTGCTGGCCATGGGCGTTGCCATCGTGGTGCTGTTCTTCATGCCCTGGCTGGACCGCAGCCCGGTCAAGTCGATCCGCTATCGCGGTACGGTCTACAAGGTCTGGCTCGCGCTGTTCGTGGTCAGCTTCGTCATCCTGGGCTGGCTCGGTATGGAACAGCCCTCGGAAGTGAAGACCCTGATTGCGCGGATCTGCACGATCGTGTACTTCGCGTTCTTCTTCCTGATGCCCATTTACACGAAAATGGACAAGACCAAACCGGTACCTGACAGGGTGACATCATGA
- the hisG gene encoding ATP phosphoribosyltransferase, producing MNTALTIALSKGRIFKETLPLLEAAGVVPVDDPETSRKLILDTNQDDVKLVIIRAADVPTYVGYGAADMGVAGKDVLMEHGGDGLYEPLDLRIARCRLMVAGPTGAGPARRRMRIATKYVHSTRRFYADRQEQVEIIKLYGSMELAPLVGLADRIVDVVDTGNTLKANGLVPLEHIADISSRLVVNKASMKMKHGRISDFIRRLRAAVGADGR from the coding sequence ATGAATACCGCGCTGACCATCGCCCTGTCCAAGGGGCGCATCTTCAAGGAAACCCTGCCGCTGCTGGAAGCGGCAGGCGTGGTGCCGGTCGACGATCCGGAGACCAGCCGCAAGCTCATCCTGGACACCAACCAGGACGACGTGAAGCTGGTGATCATCCGCGCCGCGGACGTACCGACCTACGTCGGTTACGGCGCCGCCGACATGGGGGTGGCCGGCAAGGACGTGCTCATGGAGCATGGCGGCGATGGCCTGTACGAGCCGCTCGATCTCCGGATCGCACGCTGCCGGCTGATGGTCGCGGGGCCGACCGGGGCCGGCCCGGCGCGCCGGCGCATGCGCATCGCCACCAAGTACGTGCACAGTACGCGCCGCTTCTACGCCGACCGCCAGGAACAGGTGGAGATCATCAAGCTCTATGGTTCCATGGAACTGGCGCCGTTGGTGGGTCTGGCCGACCGCATCGTCGATGTGGTGGATACCGGCAATACCCTCAAGGCGAACGGTCTGGTTCCGCTGGAGCACATCGCGGACATCAGCTCGCGGCTGGTCGTGAACAAGGCATCCATGAAGATGAAGCATGGGCGTATCAGCGATTTCATCAGGCGCCTGCGCGCCGCAGTCGGGGCCGACGGGCGCTGA
- a CDS encoding STAS domain-containing protein, which produces MPAAEFTERGGGDWLLQGELDFTTVPEVLARARTWTAGSGAIRVDLAGVTRADSAGLALLLEWLRRAERAGASISFVNVPEQLMLIARVCGLEEILPLSH; this is translated from the coding sequence ATGCCGGCGGCGGAGTTTACCGAACGTGGCGGCGGCGACTGGCTGCTGCAGGGCGAGCTGGATTTCACCACCGTGCCCGAGGTCCTCGCGCGTGCGCGGACCTGGACCGCGGGCAGCGGCGCGATCCGGGTGGACCTCGCGGGCGTGACCCGCGCGGACAGCGCGGGTTTGGCGCTGCTGCTGGAGTGGCTGCGCCGGGCGGAGCGCGCAGGGGCGAGCATCAGTTTCGTCAACGTGCCCGAGCAGCTGATGCTGATCGCCCGCGTATGCGGGCTGGAAGAAATACTCCCGCTTTCGCATTAG
- a CDS encoding ABC transporter substrate-binding protein produces MHHSFTVKRSGLLLALLGAVLGCAQAVAGSDITPQELVEDTSSRMLAALKSERPTISRDSGRLYDLVSTIVLPYFDFERMSQWVLGKNWRTATPDQRTRFVEQFRNLLVRTYGQALLDYADEKIVYLPFAGDVSAPTVTVRTEIEQAGSTIPISYSMYRSRDGWKVYDVAISGVSLVTNYRSSFGNIIREQGMDSLIDQLARKNSS; encoded by the coding sequence ATGCATCATTCATTCACAGTGAAGCGTTCGGGTCTGCTGCTGGCGCTGCTTGGCGCCGTGCTGGGCTGCGCCCAGGCAGTCGCGGGGAGCGACATCACGCCCCAGGAGCTGGTGGAGGACACCTCCTCACGCATGCTGGCAGCCCTGAAAAGCGAGCGCCCCACCATCAGCAGGGACTCGGGACGCCTGTACGACCTGGTGTCCACCATCGTGCTGCCGTACTTCGATTTCGAGCGCATGAGCCAGTGGGTGCTGGGCAAGAACTGGCGCACGGCGACGCCCGACCAGCGCACGCGTTTCGTGGAGCAGTTCCGCAACCTGCTCGTGCGTACCTACGGCCAGGCCCTGCTGGATTACGCGGATGAAAAGATCGTATACCTGCCGTTCGCGGGCGACGTCTCCGCGCCGACCGTGACGGTGCGGACCGAGATCGAGCAGGCCGGCTCGACCATCCCCATCTCGTATTCCATGTACCGCAGCCGGGACGGCTGGAAGGTCTACGATGTCGCCATCAGCGGGGTCAGCCTGGTCACCAACTACCGTTCCTCGTTCGGCAACATCATCCGCGAACAGGGGATGGACAGCCTGATCGACCAGCTGGCGCGGAAGAACAGCTCCTGA
- a CDS encoding Do family serine endopeptidase translates to MPFRKSAQFILQTVVIGLAAAFVYVLLIEPQLLKHDANVVEVTETPATPAQLQPLPGAGSAGLGSGPVSYADAVARAAPAVVNVHTAKIITRKVHPLLEDPIFQQFFGDRFTQSRREIQTSLGSGVLISKQGYILTNNHVIEGADEIQVLLADGRRMQATVVGTDADTDVAVLHISADNLPAIVIGDSRRLRVGDVALAIGNPFGVGQTVTFGIISATGRDHLGINAYEEFIQTDAAINPGNSGGALINASGELIGINSAIYSRTGGSQGIGFAIPISLAKGVMTQIIEQGHVVRGWLGIEAQDLTEQLAESFGLSSLQGVLISGVLRDGPADQAGLLPGDVVTTINGRAVNDSSAAMKVISEQQPDSVIVLGGVREGKPVYLKVRVQQRPRQAGLGN, encoded by the coding sequence ATGCCATTTCGCAAGAGCGCCCAGTTCATCCTGCAGACCGTCGTCATCGGGCTGGCGGCCGCGTTCGTCTATGTCCTGCTGATCGAGCCGCAGCTGCTCAAACACGACGCCAATGTGGTGGAGGTCACCGAGACCCCGGCGACGCCGGCCCAGCTGCAGCCGCTGCCGGGCGCCGGCAGCGCCGGCCTGGGCTCCGGACCGGTCTCGTACGCGGACGCGGTCGCGCGGGCGGCACCGGCCGTGGTCAACGTCCACACCGCCAAGATCATCACCCGCAAGGTACACCCGCTGCTCGAAGACCCGATCTTCCAGCAGTTCTTCGGCGATCGATTCACGCAATCGCGCCGGGAGATCCAGACCAGCCTCGGTTCCGGCGTGCTGATCAGCAAGCAGGGTTACATCCTGACCAACAACCATGTGATCGAGGGCGCCGACGAGATTCAGGTGCTGCTTGCGGACGGACGCCGCATGCAGGCCACGGTGGTCGGCACCGATGCCGACACTGACGTGGCCGTGCTGCACATCAGCGCCGACAACCTGCCGGCCATCGTCATCGGCGATTCCAGACGCCTGCGCGTGGGCGACGTGGCGCTGGCCATCGGCAATCCCTTCGGCGTCGGCCAGACCGTGACCTTCGGCATCATCAGCGCGACCGGCCGCGACCACCTCGGCATCAACGCCTACGAGGAATTCATCCAGACCGACGCAGCGATCAATCCCGGCAACTCGGGCGGCGCGCTGATCAATGCCAGCGGCGAGCTGATCGGCATCAATTCCGCCATCTACAGCCGCACGGGCGGATCGCAGGGCATCGGCTTCGCCATCCCCATCAGCCTTGCCAAGGGCGTCATGACGCAGATCATCGAGCAGGGCCATGTCGTGCGCGGCTGGCTGGGTATCGAGGCACAGGACCTGACCGAACAGCTGGCGGAATCCTTCGGCCTGTCCAGCCTGCAGGGTGTGCTGATCTCCGGCGTGCTGCGCGATGGCCCGGCAGACCAGGCCGGCCTGCTCCCCGGCGATGTCGTGACCACCATCAACGGCCGCGCGGTCAACGACAGCAGCGCGGCGATGAAGGTCATCTCCGAACAGCAGCCGGACTCGGTGATCGTGCTGGGCGGCGTGCGCGAGGGCAAGCCCGTCTATCTCAAGGTACGGGTGCAGCAGCGCCCGCGCCAGGCGGGGCTGGGCAACTAG
- a CDS encoding Nif3-like dinuclear metal center hexameric protein, translating into MVALKELVDYTNELLNVTSFTDYCPNGLQVEGRAEVGLLVSGVSASLALIEAAAAAGADALLVHHGWFWKGDSPCVTGMLRRRLKLLLDADISLLAYHLPLDAHPEFGNNTQLARVLGLEPAGCFGDDGGLQLAQYGSLARPLDAAGFCEYLESSLGRSPLHIAGSAPQIERIGWCTGAAQSYITAAAARGLDAFVSGEVSEQTVHVARETGIHYFAAGHHATERFGACALGEHLAGRFGLHHRFIDIDNPV; encoded by the coding sequence ATGGTAGCACTGAAAGAACTGGTTGATTATACGAACGAACTGCTGAACGTGACCAGCTTCACGGACTATTGCCCGAACGGTCTGCAGGTGGAGGGCAGGGCAGAGGTGGGCCTGCTGGTGAGCGGGGTGAGCGCCAGCCTCGCGCTGATCGAGGCGGCAGCTGCAGCCGGGGCGGATGCCCTGCTGGTGCACCATGGCTGGTTCTGGAAAGGTGACTCGCCCTGCGTGACCGGCATGCTGCGGCGCCGGCTCAAGCTGCTGCTCGACGCCGACATCAGCCTGCTGGCCTATCACCTGCCGCTCGATGCGCATCCGGAGTTCGGCAACAACACCCAGCTGGCGCGGGTGCTGGGCCTGGAGCCGGCAGGTTGCTTCGGTGACGACGGCGGACTGCAGCTGGCGCAGTACGGCAGCCTGGCGCGGCCGCTGGACGCCGCCGGCTTCTGCGAATACCTGGAGAGCTCGCTCGGACGCTCGCCCCTGCACATCGCGGGCAGCGCGCCGCAGATCGAGCGCATCGGCTGGTGTACCGGCGCGGCCCAGTCCTACATCACGGCCGCGGCCGCGCGCGGACTGGACGCCTTCGTCAGCGGCGAGGTCTCCGAGCAGACCGTGCATGTGGCGCGCGAGACGGGGATCCACTACTTCGCGGCCGGGCATCATGCCACGGAACGTTTCGGCGCCTGCGCGCTGGGTGAACACCTGGCCGGGCGGTTCGGTCTGCACCACCGGTTCATCGATATCGACAACCCCGTCTGA
- a CDS encoding BolA/IbaG family iron-sulfur metabolism protein, with protein MQNKELEALIRAGIPGAEVMVKGEGDHFEATVISERFADCNLVKQHQLVYATLGDRMGGEIHALALRTYTPEQWRSQRRIQ; from the coding sequence ATGCAGAACAAGGAACTCGAGGCGCTGATCCGGGCCGGCATACCCGGCGCGGAGGTCATGGTTAAGGGGGAGGGCGACCACTTCGAGGCCACCGTGATCAGCGAGCGCTTCGCAGACTGCAACCTGGTCAAGCAGCATCAGCTGGTATACGCCACCCTGGGCGACCGCATGGGCGGGGAGATCCACGCGCTTGCATTGCGGACCTATACCCCGGAACAGTGGCGCAGCCAGCGCCGCATCCAGTGA
- the hisC gene encoding histidinol-phosphate transaminase has translation MSLQDKITRLVRPEIQAMHAYHVPPATGMIKLDAMENPWPWPDELRAAWLDALRDLELNRYPDPAAGELQAALRAAMGVPATAGVMLGNGSDELIQMIVQTVAGPGRVILAPEPTFVMYRQIATVAGLEFSGVPLAPDFALAREAVLDAVATLQPAVTFLAYPNNPTGNLFDAAVIRALLETATGLVVVDEAYAPFTSASFMAELGRHDNLLVLRTVSKLGLAGLRLGLLAGHPEWIAQIDKTRLPYNIGTLNQATGALALAHRDVFDAQAAQIRAARAELAAGLHGFAALTVYPSEANFILFRVPAGRAGAVFTGLQQAGILIKNLDGSAPALRDCLRVTVGRPEENAAFLAALGGLL, from the coding sequence GTGTCCCTTCAAGACAAGATAACCAGACTGGTACGTCCGGAAATCCAGGCCATGCACGCCTACCACGTGCCACCGGCGACGGGCATGATCAAGCTCGACGCCATGGAAAACCCGTGGCCATGGCCGGACGAACTGCGCGCGGCGTGGCTCGACGCATTGCGCGACCTCGAGCTGAACCGCTACCCCGATCCCGCGGCGGGGGAGCTGCAGGCCGCGCTGCGTGCCGCCATGGGGGTGCCGGCAACGGCCGGGGTCATGCTCGGCAACGGTTCGGATGAGCTGATCCAGATGATCGTCCAGACCGTGGCAGGGCCGGGCCGCGTCATCCTGGCGCCGGAACCGACCTTCGTCATGTACCGGCAGATCGCGACCGTGGCGGGACTGGAATTCAGTGGCGTGCCGCTGGCGCCAGACTTCGCGCTGGCCCGGGAAGCGGTCCTGGATGCTGTCGCGACGCTGCAGCCGGCGGTGACCTTCCTGGCCTACCCCAACAATCCGACCGGCAACCTGTTCGATGCCGCCGTCATCCGCGCGCTACTCGAGACCGCCACCGGGCTGGTCGTGGTGGACGAGGCCTACGCCCCGTTTACCAGCGCGAGCTTCATGGCGGAACTCGGCCGCCATGACAACCTGCTGGTACTGCGCACCGTCTCCAAGCTCGGGCTCGCCGGTCTGCGGCTGGGCCTGCTGGCCGGTCATCCGGAATGGATCGCGCAAATCGACAAGACCCGCCTGCCATACAACATCGGTACGCTGAACCAGGCGACCGGCGCACTGGCCCTGGCGCACCGCGACGTGTTCGACGCGCAGGCCGCGCAGATCCGCGCCGCGCGTGCGGAACTCGCAGCCGGCTTGCACGGTTTTGCGGCGCTGACGGTGTATCCGAGCGAGGCCAACTTCATCCTGTTCCGTGTACCGGCCGGACGTGCCGGCGCCGTCTTTACAGGCCTGCAACAGGCCGGGATCCTGATCAAGAACCTGGACGGTTCGGCGCCCGCACTGCGCGACTGCCTGCGCGTGACCGTGGGCCGGCCGGAGGAGAACGCGGCCTTCCTCGCCGCGCTCGGCGGGTTGCTGTGA
- the petA gene encoding ubiquinol-cytochrome c reductase iron-sulfur subunit, with protein sequence MSGEDTNSGRRRFLTAATTVVGAVGTGFVLVPFISSMQPSAKARAAGAPVRADISKLEPGQMIRVKWRGKPVWIVNRTQADLDRLPSLDSRLADPASELPQQPAYAQNEWRSIKPEYLVLIGICTHLGCSPTYRPDVAPADLGPDWPGGFFCPCHGSRFDFAGRVFKGMPAPKNLPVPPYRYLSETEILIGEDEETA encoded by the coding sequence ATGAGTGGCGAGGACACCAATTCCGGCAGGCGTCGATTCCTGACCGCGGCCACCACGGTCGTGGGTGCGGTGGGGACCGGCTTTGTACTGGTACCTTTCATTTCCTCCATGCAGCCCAGTGCGAAGGCGCGCGCGGCCGGCGCCCCGGTCCGGGCCGATATCAGCAAGCTGGAACCGGGCCAGATGATCCGCGTCAAGTGGCGCGGCAAGCCGGTGTGGATCGTCAACCGCACCCAGGCGGACCTCGACCGGCTGCCGAGTCTGGATTCCCGGCTGGCCGATCCTGCCTCGGAGCTGCCGCAGCAGCCGGCTTACGCGCAGAATGAATGGCGTTCGATCAAGCCGGAATACCTGGTGCTGATCGGTATCTGTACCCACCTGGGCTGCTCGCCGACCTACCGTCCCGACGTGGCGCCGGCCGACCTGGGTCCGGACTGGCCGGGCGGGTTCTTCTGTCCGTGTCATGGTTCCCGTTTCGATTTCGCCGGACGCGTGTTCAAGGGCATGCCGGCGCCGAAGAACCTGCCGGTCCCGCCCTACCGTTACCTGAGTGAAACCGAAATCCTGATCGGTGAAGACGAGGAGACCGCATAA